In one Lolium rigidum isolate FL_2022 chromosome 3, APGP_CSIRO_Lrig_0.1, whole genome shotgun sequence genomic region, the following are encoded:
- the LOC124701532 gene encoding F-box/kelch-repeat protein At1g55270-like, which yields MVESVSCYCRVDGGLRTVANARKFVPGARLCMQPDVKPNKRKSKSSRKERSRTQAPLLPGLPDDLAISCLLRVPLSEHPNLRLVSKRLSRLMSGNYYYSLRKKFGMAEEWVYVFKRDRDQKISWHAFDPVQRLWKSLPPVPPEYSEAVGFGCAVLSGCYLYLFGGKDPTRGSMRRVVFYNTRTNKWQRAPDMLRKRHCFGSCVINNCLYVAGGECEGIHRTLRSAEVYNPNKNRWSCITEMSTGMVPFIGVVHDGKWFLKGLDSHRQVVSEVYLPTSNMWSTIGNEMVAGWRNPSISFNGRLYSADCQDGCKLRVYDGATRLWTRFMDSRRHLGSSRGFEAVALVSLNGKLCVVRNNMSITLVDVSDPTTVIEIDSARMWEIFARKGQYRSFMANLWSAIAGRNLKTHIIHCQVLQV from the exons ATG GTAGAGTCTGTGTCCTGCTACTGCAGGGTAGATGGAGGCCTTAGAACTGTTGCCAATGCTAGAAAGTTTGTCCCGGGTGCTAGGCTGTGCATGCAACCTGACGTCAAACCGAACAAGCGCAAGTCAAAGAGCTCACGCAAGGAGAGGTCCCGAACTCAGGCGCCACTTCTTCCTGGCCTTCCTGATGACCTGGCTATTTCATGTCTCCTGCGAGTTCCTCTATCTGAGCACCCTAATCTTCGTCTAGTCAGTAAACGATTGAGCAGACTTATGTCCGGGAATTATTATTACTCACTGCGCAAGAAATTTGGCATGGCAGAAGAATGGGTGTATGTTTTCAAAAGGGACCGTGATCAGAAGATATCATGGCATGCCTTTGATCCGGTGCAACGGCTATGGAAGTCGCTTCCTCCAGTTCCACCAGAGTATTCAGAAGCCGTGGGCTTTGGTTGTGCTGTTCTCAGTGGCTGCTATTTGTACTTATTTGGTGGCAAAGACCCAACACGAGGATCTATGAGGCGTGTTGTGTTTTACAATACTCGGACAAACAAATGGCAACGAGCTCCAGATATGTTACGGAAGCGCCACTGCTTTGGCTCTTGTGTCATAAACAACTGCCTCTATGTTGCTGGTGGGGAGTGTGAAGGGATACATAGAACTTTAAGATCTGCCGAGGTTTACAATCCTAACAAGAATAGATGGTCTTGCATTACTGAAATGAGCACAGGGATGGTGCCGTTCATTGGAGTTGTACATGATGGAAAGTGGTTCCTAAAAGGACTTGATTCCCATCGCCAGGTCGTGAGCGAGGTCTATCTGCCAACATCCAACATGTGGTCAACCATTGGTAATGAAATGGTTGCAGGCTGGCGGAATCCAAGCATTTCTTTTAATGGTCGTCTTTATTCAGCCGATTGTCAGGATGGCTGCAAGCTAAGAGTTTATGATGGGGCCACAAGATTGTGGACAAGATTCATGGACAGTAGGCGCCATCTGGGTAGTTCACGAGGTTTTGAAGCTGTGGCTTTGGTCTCACTGAATGGAAAGCTCTGTGTTGTCCGTAATAACATGAGCATCACCCTTGTTGATGTCTCTGATCCAACAACTGTCATTGAGATTGACAGTGCCCGCATGTGGGAAATTTTTGCCCGGAAGGGCCAGTACAGGTCTTTCATGGCGAACTTGTGGTCAGCAATTGCCGGTCGTAATTTGAAGACCCACATTATCCATTGTCAAGTGCTCCAAGTATGA